The Montipora foliosa isolate CH-2021 chromosome 1, ASM3666993v2, whole genome shotgun sequence genome has a window encoding:
- the LOC137996267 gene encoding uncharacterized protein, with product MAASKCSVVDLFLDKLNLRKYRDNFAGQGFETATDLFLLGENDLHLLNIVFAEDRAKILSSAKDIDIQWWLDDVELGCYTTAFRKEGVNALSDLQNPELVDTLRTMTQKMLPGHRKRFQREASLLRCQEPEEIEVIGYWGQPTEMTENKYPFLIVPGFLKSGKGEGALSSELIHFTVDSGSEVCVTAYDHLIDTLKLEHIQNIESRGVHTAAKKPLYKAVLRLGKSEITVEVMPDRFCTVGIPVMRKFSHHIDGESHRWLKDR from the exons ATGGCAGCATCAAAATGTTCGGTCGTGGATTTATTTCTCGATAAATTAAATCTAAGGAAATATCGCGACAATTTTGCCGGCCAAGGGTTTGAGACGGCAACTGATCTATTCCTCTTGGGAGAAAACGACTTACATCTGCTGAATATCGTTTTCGCGGAGGATAGGGCAAAGATTTTGTCTTCAG CTAAGGACATAGATATTCAATGGTGGCTGGATGACGTAGAATTAGGCTGTTATACCACTGCATTCAGGAAGGAAGGAGTCAACGCTCTTTCTGATCTACAGAATCCTGAGCTGGTTGATACACTTAGAACAATGACGCAGAAAATGCTACCAGGACATCGAAAGAGATTTCAAAGGGAAG CATCATTGTTACGATGTCAGGAGCCGGAGGAAATTGAAGTTATTGGATACTGGGGGCAACCAACAGAAATGACGGAAAACAAGTATCCTTTCCTCATCGTCCCTGGGTTTCTTAAATCTGGCAAAGGAGAAG GGGCTTTGTCATCAGAGTTGATCCATTTTACTGTGGATTCTGGTAGCGAAGTGTGCGTTACCGCTTATGATCATTTAATTGATACTTTGAAGCTGGAGCACATTCAAAATATAGAAAGCAGAGGCGTCCACACAGCCGCCAAGAAACCCCTTTACAAGGCAGTCCTTAGACTTGGAAAAAGTGAAATCACAGTTGAG GTTATGCCTGACAGATTTTGTACAGTAGGCATCCCAGTCATGAGAAAATTTAGCCATCACATAGATGGGGAAAGTCACCGATGGCTAAAAGATCGATGA
- the LOC137996275 gene encoding uncharacterized protein, with protein MAASKCSAVDLFLDKLNLKKYRDNFYKQGFERATDLFLLGENDLDLLNIVFKEDRAKILSAAKDIDIQWWLDDVELGCYTTAFRKKGVNALSDLQNPELVDTLKTMTQKMLPGHRKRFQREASLLRCQEPEEIEVIGYWGQPTEMTENKYPFLIVPGFLKSGKGEGALSSESINFTVDSGSEVCVTVYDHLIDTLKLEHIQNIESRGVHTAAKKPLYKAVLRLGKSEITVEVMPDRFCTVGIPVMRKFSHHIDGKSHRWLKDR; from the exons ATGGCAGCATCAAAATGTTCGGCCGTGGATTTATTTCTCGATAAATTAAATCTAAAGAAATATCGCGACAATTTTTACAAGCAAGGCTTTGAGAGGGCGACTGATCTATTCCTCTTGGGAGAAAACGACTTAGATCTGCTGAATATCGTTTTCAAGGAGGATAGGGCAAAGATTTTGTCTGCAG CTAAGGACATAGATATTCAATGGTGGCTGGATGACGTAGAATTAGGCTGTTATACCACTGCATTCAGGAAGAAAGGAGTCAACGCTCTTTCTGATCTACAGAATCCTGAACTGGTTGATACACTAAAAACAATGACGCAGAAAATGCTACCAGGACATCGAAAGAGATTTCAAAGAGAAG CATCATTGTTACGATGTCAGGAGCCGGAGGAAATTGAAGTTATTGGATACTGGGGGCAACCAACAGAAATGACGGAAAACAAGTATCCTTTCCTCATCGTCCCTGGGTTTCTTAAATCTGGCAAAGGAGAAG GGGCTTTGTCATCAGAGTCGATCAATTTTACTGTGGATTCTGGTAGCGAAGTGTGCGTTACCGTTTATGACCATTTAATTGATACTTTGAAGCTGGAGCACATTCAGAACATAGAAAGCAGAGGCGTCCACACAGCCGCCAAGAAACCCCTTTACAAGGCAGTCCTTAGACTTGGAAAAAGTGAAATCACAGTTGAG GTTATGCCTGACAGATTTTGTACAGTTGGCATCCCAGTCATGAGAAAATTTAGCCATCACATAGATGGGAAAAGTCACCGATGGCTAAAAGATCGATGA